The sequence below is a genomic window from Mycobacterium heidelbergense.
GCCGGCCGGATCGCCCAGCTTCGCGACCGCTACGGGCTCACCCGCGTCAACCTGTTGTCGTCGTTCTTCGGTTTCCTCCCAGCGGAATTGCTGGACGGATCGCTGGAGCTGTTCGCGACCGAAGTCATGCCCCGCCTCGCCGCCTCACCGGACGACCACGACCGGGAAGCATCATGAGGCGCTTCACAACGGTGCTCGCGGCCGTCCTCGCCGCGGCGTGCCTGGCCGGGTGTTCGGGTTCCGGCGCCGAGGCCACCGGAAACGGTTCGCAGACGATCACCATCACCGACATGTTGGGCCGTAACGTGAAGGTGCCCAAGGGCATTCACCGCGTGCTGGCATTGCATCCGATCCCGACCACGCTGCTCGAGCTGCTGGCGCCCCAACAGATCGTCAGCGTCGACACCGTGTTCGCCCGGTCGCTCAAGCCGGACGACGCGCGGTTCACGCCGGAGCAGATGTCGTCGCTCCAGTCGTTGCCGGTCACCGGCGTCTACTTCAAGGGCTTCGATGCCGAGCAGTTGGTCAAGTTGCGGCCCGACGTCGTGATCACCATGACCGGTGACACCAACATCGACCGCGAGGAGACGCAAACGGGGATCCCCTTTTTCGCCGTGTCGAAGGCCCCCACCGCGAGCTATGAGACCACCATCCGCCTGATCGGCCAGATCGTCGGCCGGGCCGATCGGGCCGATCGGATGGCCGGATTCTGGGCTCACACCATCGCATCGGTCGAGGCCAAGGCCGCCGCCGTCGCGGCCGGACAGCGCCCGAAGGTCCTGTACACCGGCAAGAACGGCGACATCCTGGGCATCCCGGGCAAGGACACCGTCTTCGGTTCCACGATCGCGACGGCGGGCGGCAGCTATGTCGGCGACGCGTTACCCGCCGGCCATGCGCGCGCCGAAAACAATCCGGTGAGCCTCGAACAGGTCGTGGCATGGGATCCCGACGTCGTCATCGTGGCGTCGGCGGCCACCAAGGCCAAGATCATGAACGACCCGCGCTGGTGGACGGTCAGGGCCGTGCGGGACGGCCGCGTCTACGTGCCACCGCGGTACGGCGGCCTGGACGGCCTGCAGGCCGTGCTCGGAATGGCATGGACGCAAGGGGTTTTGCTGGACAACGATGACGCCACGGCGCGGGCCGCCGTGGCGTCCACCATGCAGGACTACTACACGCTGTTCTTCGGTCACCCGCTGACCTCGACACAGATCGATCAGCTGGCCAGTTGATGAAAGGGATCCGCATGTGCACCGATAACAACCCCGCCGAACAGTCTCGCCCGGAGGCCCAAACCTTCGCGACGACAGCGGAATTCCTCGCCGCGATCCAACCCGGCATGCACCTGTGCAGCAGTGACTTCAACGGCTGGGGCGTCGTCGAATCCGTCGACACCGCCGCGCCCGCGGTCGTCGGCGTCACCAACGCCGACCAGAGGCGGGTCCGCGTCCCGGCCGACACGCTCATCGACATCCGCGGCGGCCACTGCGTCCGGATCGACCGCGTGCGCGCCACGCTCGACGGGCAGGGCTGGGAGATCTGAGTGCTCGCCACGTTCCGACTGCCCACCGCCGAAACGTGGTCCGACCCGTGGCCGATGTATCGCGCGCTGCGCGACCACGACCCGGTGCACCACGTGGCGCCGCGGGCGGAGGGCGGCGGGAACTCACCCGGCTACTACGTGTTGTCCCGGCACGCCGATGTCTGGTCGGCCGCCTGCGACACCGAAACCTTTTCCTCGACCCTGGCCGCGGCCGTCGAGCACAACGGCCTGAAACCCGCCGGTTCCCAAGGCAATCCCTCGCAGGTATTGCAGGACTCGTCGGAGCACGCCGAGTTCCGCAAACTGGTCTCACACGGTTTCGCGCCGCGGCTGGGGACCATGGAATCGACGGTCCGCGAGTTTGTGGTGGAACGCATCGAGCGGATGCGCGCCGACGGCGGCGGCGACATCGTCGCCGACCTGTTCAGGCCGCTGCCTTCGGTGGTGGTCGCGGAGTACCTGGGCATCCCGGAGGATGACCGGGTCCACTTCGACGGCTGGGCGGAGGCCGTCGCCGCCGTCACCCTCGCCGAAGGCGGTCTGGCCACCGCGTTGCGGGGTGTCATCGGGCCGCTCGCGACGATGATGTCGTACTTCACCGAGCTGATCAGGCTGCGCCGACTCGTGCCCGGCGACGACACCGTCTCGCAGCTGGTGACGGCGGGGCCCGGCACGCAGTCGGTGCTCGCGTTCATCGTCGCCATGATCGCCAACGGCATCGACACCACCACGGGCATGCTCGCCGGCTCCGTGCAACTGCTGCACCAGCGTCCCGATCAACGCACACTGTTGGTCGAGAACCCCGAGTTGATCCCCGGTTCCATCGACGAGTTCCTGCGGCTGACATCCCCGGTGCAGGCCATGAGCCGCACCGTCACCCGCGACGTCACGATCCGCGGGACCGCGATCCCGAAAGGCCGCCAGGTGCTGCTGCTGTACGGCTCCGCCAACCGCGACGAACGCCAATACGGCCCGGACGCCAGCGACTTGGACGTGCGGCGGCAGCCTCGCAACGTCGTGTCTTTCAGCCAGGGCGTGAACCGTTGCCTGGGCGCGGCCGCGGCCCGGATGCAGTCGCGGGTCGTCCTGACCGAATTGCTGTCCCGCTGCCCGGATTTCGAGGTCGACGAGCCCGGCATCGTCTGGGCCAACAGCAGCCACGTGC
It includes:
- a CDS encoding ABC transporter substrate-binding protein, coding for MRRFTTVLAAVLAAACLAGCSGSGAEATGNGSQTITITDMLGRNVKVPKGIHRVLALHPIPTTLLELLAPQQIVSVDTVFARSLKPDDARFTPEQMSSLQSLPVTGVYFKGFDAEQLVKLRPDVVITMTGDTNIDREETQTGIPFFAVSKAPTASYETTIRLIGQIVGRADRADRMAGFWAHTIASVEAKAAAVAAGQRPKVLYTGKNGDILGIPGKDTVFGSTIATAGGSYVGDALPAGHARAENNPVSLEQVVAWDPDVVIVASAATKAKIMNDPRWWTVRAVRDGRVYVPPRYGGLDGLQAVLGMAWTQGVLLDNDDATARAAVASTMQDYYTLFFGHPLTSTQIDQLAS
- a CDS encoding cytochrome P450, translating into MLATFRLPTAETWSDPWPMYRALRDHDPVHHVAPRAEGGGNSPGYYVLSRHADVWSAACDTETFSSTLAAAVEHNGLKPAGSQGNPSQVLQDSSEHAEFRKLVSHGFAPRLGTMESTVREFVVERIERMRADGGGDIVADLFRPLPSVVVAEYLGIPEDDRVHFDGWAEAVAAVTLAEGGLATALRGVIGPLATMMSYFTELIRLRRLVPGDDTVSQLVTAGPGTQSVLAFIVAMIANGIDTTTGMLAGSVQLLHQRPDQRTLLVENPELIPGSIDEFLRLTSPVQAMSRTVTRDVTIRGTAIPKGRQVLLLYGSANRDERQYGPDASDLDVRRQPRNVVSFSQGVNRCLGAAAARMQSRVVLTELLSRCPDFEVDEPGIVWANSSHVRRPVSVPFRIGS